One window of Sphingobacteriales bacterium genomic DNA carries:
- a CDS encoding PD40 domain-containing protein, whose amino-acid sequence MKYLLLPIAVFVCFLSCGKLPVKTQSSDKEYRIAYNIHLPDTSKDDWEIFSMNLDGSDKKNISNHPDVAWTYHAYQNRLFFISDRDTCYRCFFLYEMDAEGKNIKKVSALRLEDSWMSSRNNGQELVVTGRKGNQLRHQLFIVNTLTGKYSQITSDTIARYGDPCFSPDGKQIVYSFKQNKRDKATHEELFLMNADGTNSIQLTHYPENNPSAKEYGYRAGSAKWHPTENFISYVSKQDGRHSIFAITPDGKKQWKLIENELSEGWHDWSPDGKWVVFNSSDNEESQYHITLMNWTTKESKQLTDNKFKSQLSPVFVELK is encoded by the coding sequence ATGAAATACCTGCTATTGCCGATAGCAGTATTCGTTTGCTTCCTCTCTTGTGGAAAGTTGCCTGTAAAAACTCAAAGTTCGGATAAGGAATACCGCATAGCCTACAATATTCACCTTCCCGATACCTCTAAAGACGATTGGGAAATATTTTCGATGAACCTTGACGGATCGGATAAAAAGAACATCTCCAACCATCCTGATGTAGCCTGGACTTATCATGCTTATCAAAATCGCCTGTTTTTTATCAGCGACCGAGATACTTGCTATCGTTGCTTCTTCCTTTATGAAATGGATGCTGAGGGTAAGAACATTAAAAAAGTTTCCGCGCTACGTTTGGAAGATAGTTGGATGAGTAGCCGGAATAACGGACAAGAGTTGGTAGTTACCGGTCGTAAAGGCAATCAACTCCGGCATCAACTATTCATAGTAAATACCCTAACGGGCAAATATTCTCAAATCACTTCCGACACTATTGCGCGTTATGGTGATCCCTGCTTTTCTCCGGATGGAAAACAGATTGTTTATTCGTTCAAACAAAACAAAAGGGATAAAGCCACCCACGAAGAATTGTTTTTGATGAACGCCGATGGAACAAACAGCATACAATTAACGCATTATCCCGAAAACAACCCTTCCGCCAAAGAATACGGCTATCGTGCAGGTTCAGCCAAATGGCACCCAACCGAAAACTTTATCTCTTATGTTTCCAAACAAGACGGCAGGCATAGTATTTTTGCCATCACCCCTGACGGCAAAAAACAATGGAAACTGATTGAAAACGAACTATCGGAAGGTTGGCATGACTGGAGTCCGGATGGGAAATGGGTAGTTTTTAACAGCTCAGACAACGAAGAAAGCCAATATCATATAACCCTGATGAACTGGACAACAAAGGAGAGTAAACAACTTACCGATAACAAGTTTAAATCTCAATTATCTCCGGTTTTTGTTGAACTAAAGTGA
- a CDS encoding DUF4287 domain-containing protein: MAKTSGEFEREFIDTAKEKTGKTLQEWLDVVKTSGLAKQNEILDWLKREYGLNHMQASLTAGIFLNNGEVVYGNENALLENQFAKCADMRPLFDAVAEKIMSEFEGTQLIPKKTYLSFTAVREFAAVNVKPKEIRLGLDLGDEPFTEVIQKSKLTGPMPRISHMISITNSNQIDRDLLELLTRSYNRCHKQ, from the coding sequence ATGGCAAAAACATCGGGCGAATTTGAACGGGAATTTATAGACACTGCAAAAGAAAAAACAGGAAAAACGTTGCAGGAATGGTTAGATGTGGTGAAAACATCGGGTTTGGCGAAGCAAAACGAAATATTGGATTGGTTAAAAAGGGAGTATGGGTTAAATCACATGCAAGCCTCTCTTACAGCCGGAATATTTTTAAACAACGGTGAAGTGGTTTACGGAAATGAAAACGCTTTGCTGGAAAACCAATTTGCTAAATGTGCGGACATGCGTCCTTTATTTGATGCAGTTGCCGAAAAGATTATGTCGGAATTTGAAGGAACACAGTTAATCCCAAAAAAGACTTATTTGTCGTTTACCGCAGTTCGTGAATTTGCAGCGGTGAATGTAAAACCCAAAGAAATCCGGTTAGGTCTTGACCTTGGGGATGAACCATTTACCGAAGTGATACAAAAATCGAAACTTACCGGGCCAATGCCTCGTATTTCTCACATGATTTCCATTACCAACTCCAATCAAATTGACCGCGATTTGTTGGAACTATTAACCAGGTCATATAACCGATGCCACAAACAATGA
- the smc gene encoding chromosome segregation protein SMC, producing MRLSSIEIKGFKSFADKTVLHFTENMTGVVGPNGCGKSNTVDAIRWVLGEQKSKMLRLEKMDNIIFNGSKKRQPSGRAEVSLTLENTRNLLPTEFSTVTISRILYRSGDSEYRLNDVRCRLKDITDLFLDTGIGSDSYAIIELKMIDEILNDKDNSRSRLFEQAAGISKYKIRKKETLSKLAATDADLTRIEDLLFEIEKNLKILEKQAKQTEKYYKLRNQYKELSVELALHQLQSHKAALQQLNSLQQTETDNRQLIETQIAQTEAGIEHNKLEILNKESLLKQEQQILNEGIAQLRTHDNNKNLLEQNIAFLKEKTENLDQQINNATQLTENLTRETDFLAHDLDGEKELIGQLTSKLQNLQQQADFAKTEHNKALSKSDELKKLAAETEKSVFEQEKKLAVLNTQKDNLQKQLDNNQSRLFSQQQELEQLRQGLEESEKEHANAQDYLTYLQDEEESLKSQIAAADKQLAEIQLQLNDLNRLYDARLNEFNLLKSMVDSLEGFPDSVKYLKQNANQWNTRQAPLLLDVINCPDEYKVAVENYLKPYLNHYVLNTWQEASTALQLLDKNKKGKAGFFILEDLNSASPPLPVKFSDPSGKIQSATGILTHKPEYKSLAEHLLYRVFIVSDDFEPTTEQLSTGAVFISQNGKSIRTKASVEGGSVGVYEGKRIGKRQQLEQLTALLEQLKTEAEALQNGITQHKNRLIQLKNLQVAKQTEVKRHQNQTETISKQILSFKLRIENLQSYLNESQTMDAGLATNITDLQNQTPVLEAKLAKFKETLNAQNLKIDQDTKVLEQANNRLILANNEFNRQNIEFHKQQNRLNTIEQNLSFKQKQLAETNLQLTNNLIARQQSEEQHKKQLEELNEIVEILSVFYRQKEEQEKKVAEVEADYTQARNAIAHIEKQIRELFQQKQQADMRLNNIEQQFTELKINRLSIKERLDIEFQVNIEDLLEQSPKQNIDLPELEDKVEKTRAQITKFGEINPLAIEAYNEIKERYDFIIAQRQDLVEAKKSLLKTMREIEKTATEKLMEAFNQIRTHFVHVFRALFTEEDACDLLLTDPENPLESEIDIIARPKGKRPQSINQLSGGEKSLTALALIFALYLFKPAPFCILDEVDAPLDDANITKFSNMIRRFSEQSQFILVTHNKNTMASVDVIYGVTMPEEGVSKVVPVDFRALTNEYQETALTEI from the coding sequence ATGCGGTTATCATCTATTGAGATAAAAGGCTTTAAAAGTTTTGCCGACAAAACCGTTTTGCATTTTACCGAAAACATGACCGGAGTGGTGGGGCCAAACGGTTGTGGCAAATCCAATACAGTTGATGCTATTCGTTGGGTACTTGGCGAGCAAAAAAGCAAGATGCTTCGCCTCGAAAAGATGGACAACATCATTTTTAACGGCAGCAAAAAGCGTCAACCTTCAGGAAGGGCAGAAGTTTCACTTACCCTCGAAAACACACGCAACCTTTTACCCACCGAATTTTCGACAGTTACTATCAGTCGCATTTTGTATCGAAGCGGCGACAGCGAATATCGCCTCAATGATGTTCGTTGCCGGTTGAAAGACATCACCGATTTGTTTTTAGATACCGGAATTGGCAGCGACTCGTATGCCATCATCGAGCTGAAGATGATTGATGAAATCCTGAACGACAAAGACAATTCCCGAAGCCGGTTGTTTGAACAAGCTGCCGGTATCTCCAAATACAAAATACGCAAAAAGGAAACCCTTTCTAAACTTGCTGCTACAGATGCCGACCTAACCCGCATCGAAGACTTGTTGTTTGAAATTGAAAAAAACCTGAAAATACTCGAAAAACAGGCCAAGCAAACCGAGAAATATTACAAACTCCGCAATCAATACAAAGAACTCAGTGTAGAGTTAGCACTTCATCAGCTACAATCCCACAAAGCGGCACTTCAACAACTAAATTCTCTTCAGCAAACCGAAACCGACAACCGGCAACTTATTGAAACCCAAATCGCACAAACAGAAGCCGGTATTGAACACAACAAACTCGAAATTCTGAACAAAGAAAGTCTGCTGAAACAAGAACAACAAATCCTGAATGAAGGTATAGCACAACTCAGAACCCATGATAACAACAAAAACCTGTTGGAACAGAATATTGCTTTTTTGAAAGAAAAAACAGAAAACCTTGACCAACAAATTAACAACGCCACACAACTGACCGAAAACCTGACCCGCGAGACAGATTTTCTTGCTCATGACCTCGATGGTGAAAAAGAACTTATCGGGCAACTTACTTCAAAGCTTCAGAATCTTCAACAACAAGCCGACTTTGCCAAAACTGAACACAATAAAGCACTTTCTAAGTCAGATGAACTAAAAAAACTTGCGGCCGAAACAGAGAAATCAGTATTTGAACAGGAAAAGAAATTAGCAGTTCTGAACACTCAGAAAGACAACCTTCAAAAACAATTAGACAACAATCAATCCCGCCTTTTTTCGCAACAGCAGGAACTTGAGCAGCTTCGACAAGGACTTGAAGAATCGGAAAAAGAACATGCAAATGCTCAGGACTACCTGACCTATTTACAAGACGAGGAGGAAAGCCTGAAATCACAAATTGCGGCAGCAGACAAACAACTTGCCGAAATTCAATTGCAGCTTAACGACCTGAACAGGCTATATGATGCCCGTTTAAATGAATTTAATCTGCTCAAAAGTATGGTGGACAGTTTGGAGGGGTTTCCCGATTCGGTCAAATATCTCAAACAAAACGCAAACCAATGGAATACCAGGCAAGCGCCTTTGTTGTTGGATGTTATCAATTGTCCCGATGAGTATAAGGTAGCAGTTGAAAACTATCTGAAACCTTATTTGAACCATTATGTACTGAATACATGGCAGGAAGCCTCAACTGCTCTTCAACTGCTCGATAAAAATAAAAAGGGGAAAGCCGGTTTTTTCATCCTAGAAGATTTAAACAGTGCTTCACCACCTTTGCCCGTTAAATTTTCTGACCCTTCAGGTAAAATTCAAAGTGCTACCGGCATTTTGACTCATAAACCGGAATACAAATCATTGGCAGAACACCTTTTATACCGCGTTTTTATTGTTTCTGATGATTTTGAACCCACGACTGAACAACTTTCAACAGGTGCTGTTTTCATCAGCCAAAACGGAAAATCAATCCGAACAAAAGCTAGTGTTGAAGGGGGATCAGTCGGTGTCTATGAAGGCAAAAGAATTGGGAAGAGACAACAGTTAGAACAACTTACCGCTTTGTTGGAACAACTGAAAACTGAGGCAGAAGCCTTACAAAATGGCATCACACAACATAAAAACCGACTTATTCAGCTTAAAAACTTGCAAGTAGCCAAACAAACAGAAGTTAAACGGCATCAAAACCAAACAGAAACCATTTCCAAACAAATCCTATCATTCAAGCTAAGGATTGAAAATCTACAATCTTACCTCAACGAAAGCCAAACTATGGATGCCGGTCTGGCAACAAATATTACGGACCTTCAAAACCAAACTCCCGTTTTAGAAGCTAAACTTGCTAAATTCAAAGAAACCCTGAATGCTCAAAATCTCAAGATTGACCAAGACACAAAAGTTCTTGAACAGGCTAACAACCGGCTTATCCTTGCCAATAACGAGTTTAACCGGCAAAACATAGAATTTCACAAACAACAAAACCGGCTCAATACCATAGAGCAAAACCTTAGTTTTAAACAAAAACAATTAGCAGAAACCAATCTTCAATTGACTAATAATCTGATTGCCCGCCAGCAATCTGAAGAACAACACAAAAAACAACTGGAAGAACTGAACGAAATCGTCGAAATTCTTTCAGTTTTTTACCGCCAAAAAGAGGAGCAGGAAAAAAAAGTGGCAGAAGTGGAAGCAGATTATACCCAAGCCAGAAACGCTATTGCACATATCGAAAAACAAATAAGGGAACTGTTTCAACAAAAACAACAGGCCGACATGCGGCTCAACAATATAGAGCAGCAATTTACCGAACTAAAAATAAACCGCTTGTCAATCAAAGAGCGATTAGACATCGAGTTTCAGGTAAACATCGAAGACCTGTTGGAACAATCGCCAAAACAAAATATTGACCTTCCCGAACTCGAAGATAAAGTAGAAAAAACCCGTGCTCAAATTACAAAGTTTGGCGAAATCAATCCACTTGCCATTGAAGCCTATAACGAAATAAAAGAGCGATATGATTTTATCATCGCACAAAGACAGGATTTAGTCGAAGCAAAGAAATCGCTGTTGAAAACTATGCGGGAAATTGAAAAAACCGCCACCGAAAAACTCATGGAGGCATTTAACCAGATAAGAACCCATTTTGTCCATGTTTTTCGAGCACTGTTTACTGAAGAAGATGCCTGCGATTTGTTGTTGACAGACCCCGAAAATCCGTTAGAGTCAGAAATAGACATCATTGCCCGTCCAAAAGGTAAACGCCCCCAATCTATCAATCAGTTGTCGGGAGGTGAAAAATCGCTGACAGCACTTGCGCTCATTTTCGCCCTTTATCTTTTTAAACCGGCACCTTTTTGTATTTTAGATGAAGTGGATGCCCCTTTGGATGATGCCAACATTACCAAGTTCAGCAACATGATTCGCAGGTTTTCTGAACAATCACAGTTCATTTTGGTTACCCACAACAAAAATACCATGGCATCCGTAGATGTTATTTATGGCGTAACTATGCCCGAAGAAGGTGTTTCAAAAGTAGTTCCTGTTGATTTCAGAGCACTGACCAACGAATATCAGGAAACCGCGCTGACTGAGATTTAA
- a CDS encoding DUF1761 domain-containing protein, translating to MEQFYINHWAVLTCAVVNLLLGAIWYSPMLFYKAWMKENSFTEEDIQKVNPAKTYGITLIISFFISYNLAFFLGDDKTDMVWGTTAGFLAGFGFSALIFTVVALFEQRSWKYILINGGYITLYFTLIGFILGTWR from the coding sequence ATGGAACAATTTTACATCAATCATTGGGCAGTGCTGACTTGTGCGGTTGTCAATTTACTGTTAGGGGCAATTTGGTATTCCCCCATGCTTTTCTACAAGGCGTGGATGAAGGAAAACAGCTTTACGGAAGAAGACATTCAAAAGGTAAATCCAGCAAAAACTTATGGCATAACCTTAATTATCTCTTTCTTCATCAGCTACAATCTTGCTTTCTTTCTTGGAGACGATAAAACCGATATGGTTTGGGGAACTACGGCAGGGTTTCTTGCAGGCTTTGGCTTCTCTGCTTTAATCTTTACCGTTGTCGCGCTTTTTGAACAGCGTTCGTGGAAGTATATTTTAATCAACGGTGGTTATATCACCCTCTATTTTACATTGATTGGCTTCATTCTTGGTACTTGGCGGTAA
- a CDS encoding helix-turn-helix transcriptional regulator: MIFETHFPAFPLNQFIESFVYYRDFNPVHSIDRFLPDGNVNVVIDLTDYPKFIYDNHTLKEIQTCKQVWFSGIRNHYITIPSGRDSEMFIINFHKGKAYPFVEIPLHVLTDSVVDGDLVMTNEILNMREKLLSLELVKQKFLFAETHLLNMFRHKLFVNPFVDYAVNQILQKPNQTSIERISTKVGFSQKHLIKLFKEHVGLTPKGFLKIIRFQKAIREIENNKTADWTGIAFDSGYYDQAHFINDFKSYSGFTPAQFIRAQSEFTNYIAVG; this comes from the coding sequence ATGATTTTCGAAACCCATTTCCCAGCTTTCCCGCTCAATCAGTTTATTGAGAGTTTCGTCTATTACAGAGACTTTAACCCCGTTCATTCAATAGACCGGTTTTTGCCCGATGGTAATGTGAATGTGGTGATTGACCTGACCGACTATCCCAAATTCATATATGACAATCACACGTTAAAGGAAATTCAGACCTGCAAACAGGTTTGGTTTTCGGGTATCAGAAATCATTACATCACTATTCCTTCAGGGCGGGATAGCGAAATGTTTATCATCAATTTTCACAAAGGCAAGGCTTATCCGTTTGTTGAAATCCCGCTACATGTTTTGACGGACAGTGTGGTAGATGGAGATTTGGTGATGACCAACGAAATTTTGAACATGAGGGAAAAGCTGCTTTCTTTAGAATTGGTAAAGCAAAAGTTTTTGTTTGCCGAAACCCATCTGCTTAACATGTTTAGACACAAACTTTTCGTTAATCCGTTTGTGGACTACGCCGTCAACCAAATTCTTCAAAAGCCAAATCAAACAAGCATTGAAAGGATCTCGACAAAAGTAGGGTTTTCACAAAAACATCTTATCAAACTGTTCAAAGAACATGTCGGACTGACACCTAAAGGGTTTCTTAAAATCATTCGTTTTCAGAAAGCAATCCGCGAAATTGAGAACAACAAAACTGCCGATTGGACAGGCATCGCTTTTGATAGCGGTTATTACGATCAAGCCCACTTTATCAACGATTTCAAAAGCTATTCCGGTTTTACCCCTGCTCAATTTATTCGGGCCCAAAGTGAGTTTACCAATTACATAGCAGTTGGGTGA
- a CDS encoding DUF1569 domain-containing protein: MKNIFDQSVTAEIIERINKLTPDTQHLWGKMSVDQMLAHCNVTYEMVYDNIHPKPNFLMRFILKTFVKGNIVNEKAYAQNLPTAPQFLIKGDKDFEKEKKRLIDYITKTQQLGEDYFDGKESHSFGTLTKSEWNNMFYKHLNHHLSQFGV, translated from the coding sequence ATGAAAAACATCTTCGACCAAAGCGTTACCGCTGAAATCATTGAACGCATCAACAAGTTAACTCCGGATACTCAACATTTATGGGGTAAAATGTCGGTTGACCAAATGTTGGCGCATTGTAATGTAACTTATGAAATGGTGTATGACAATATTCACCCAAAACCCAACTTTTTGATGCGTTTCATATTGAAAACATTTGTTAAGGGCAACATTGTCAACGAAAAAGCCTATGCTCAAAATTTACCGACCGCTCCGCAATTTCTCATAAAAGGCGATAAAGATTTTGAAAAAGAAAAAAAGCGGCTGATTGATTATATCACCAAAACCCAACAATTAGGCGAGGATTATTTTGATGGGAAAGAGTCTCATTCTTTTGGCACTTTAACAAAGTCTGAATGGAATAATATGTTTTACAAACACCTCAATCATCATTTATCCCAGTTTGGGGTTTAA
- a CDS encoding CHAT domain-containing protein: MNLEYAIKQFDQIRMMMKDGRYKDCLALLDELIPEFEAAQDWERHIQSLNDRGKCLWKSNLLYGRTAEMEFNHSKAIQHLGELHGETARSYTNLGIAYTLHSKYEMALSCYEKSLSINLQLFGENYIETAVNYNNIGSIYSNMGQHDKAIPYYHKGYDIFLQTLGENHPDIALTLKNLGVCYCRKGEQDKGLSYSEKALDIELQFYGEMHHETAKSYSDIGHQYYLKYQYEKALYCLKKSLSIRLEVLGELHPETAWSYHNLSSVYNSMRDSEMAIIYIEKCLHIRLQILGEWNMDTAWGFYHLGSVYASKGLLDESTEQYIKCMEIILRLNDESSPHLGGVYTNIGFNYNAQNNFSKAIEYHLKSLHLWINQYGETHPYVGIAYNNLGTAYKAIGEIDLAIDYFEKCLSNWVVSYGERHNYTAVCLHNLAIVHTEKAQFQSAYKYYQQALVSLLPDYSFNSFYTLPSYDIIVPSKELMEVFLSFSNDSLSCYNKNGHQELDFALSWYYSLHATQLIDLTRKSFRSEESKLALGKFSKEVYTTAVDLSWKVGLQTENNNLEKACNEIQELNPDIDLPIPNRALHEVFYCSEKSKSSVLLSSFIESVAKSNSGIPQLLLDEEHRLKLKLSALQNELEEEQCKKNEQQNPEQIKGLKMQIYDLKLKRDSLLSQFETDYPDYFLLKYQTNTVSVKTLQSSLPNDVCLLEYFISGNKLYTFAITFDDFVVLKSLLPEDFDEEVSDFLRFGVGTKGIAEIDKDEYLTLGFKLYQLLIAPVIEKLPLEKDSKLIIIPDGILSRLPFETLLIRETNAGESYSNLPYLLNEYEISYHFSATLWHYQLCKHSEDQIQPKPSTYLGIAPVYSNATNSEILPFSTTQQNDEQLQSVAATRSRFINGMEYRELIYSEDEVQAIQDLFSDKGATCKTLLHEEATISKFNTEAENYQFIHIAAHAGFRENQPELTGIIFSPDIQENRQPVFYLSDAFNLKIKADLVVLSCCESGIGEEKQGEGIFALNRGFLFAGAKNIVFTLFKVYDHQSSQLVKYFFKYVLEGKTYSGALRKAKQEMISNKNMPLFWSGYVLI, encoded by the coding sequence ATGAACCTCGAGTATGCTATAAAACAGTTTGATCAGATACGTATGATGATGAAAGATGGTAGGTATAAGGATTGTTTGGCATTATTGGACGAACTAATTCCGGAATTTGAAGCAGCACAGGACTGGGAAAGACATATACAAAGTTTAAATGATAGGGGTAAATGTTTGTGGAAATCCAATCTTTTGTATGGACGTACAGCCGAGATGGAATTTAATCATAGCAAGGCTATCCAGCATTTAGGAGAACTGCATGGTGAAACAGCAAGGAGTTATACCAATTTAGGAATTGCATATACGCTTCATAGCAAATATGAAATGGCTTTGTCGTGTTATGAAAAAAGTCTAAGTATAAATTTGCAATTGTTTGGCGAGAATTATATCGAAACTGCTGTCAACTATAATAATATAGGTTCAATTTATTCTAATATGGGCCAACACGATAAAGCAATTCCTTACTATCATAAAGGCTATGATATATTTTTGCAGACATTAGGAGAAAATCATCCGGATATAGCATTAACCTTAAAAAATTTAGGCGTTTGTTATTGCCGAAAAGGTGAACAGGATAAAGGTTTAAGTTATAGTGAAAAAGCATTGGATATTGAACTGCAATTTTATGGGGAAATGCACCACGAAACAGCAAAAAGCTATTCAGATATAGGGCATCAATACTACTTAAAATACCAATATGAAAAAGCCCTTTATTGCCTGAAAAAAAGTTTAAGCATCAGATTAGAAGTCTTGGGCGAATTGCACCCTGAAACTGCCTGGAGTTATCACAACCTAAGTTCAGTATATAATTCTATGAGAGATTCTGAGATGGCAATTATCTACATTGAAAAATGCCTACACATCAGGTTGCAAATTCTCGGAGAATGGAATATGGATACCGCATGGGGATTTTATCATTTGGGTTCGGTTTATGCCAGTAAAGGATTGCTGGATGAATCGACTGAGCAATACATAAAATGTATGGAAATCATTTTGAGGCTAAACGATGAATCTAGCCCTCATTTAGGAGGCGTATATACAAATATCGGTTTTAACTATAACGCACAAAACAACTTTAGTAAAGCAATTGAATATCACCTGAAAAGTCTTCATTTATGGATTAATCAATATGGAGAAACCCATCCTTATGTGGGAATTGCTTATAATAACCTTGGAACTGCATATAAAGCTATCGGTGAAATAGATTTAGCTATTGACTATTTTGAAAAATGTTTGAGCAATTGGGTAGTTAGTTATGGAGAAAGGCACAACTATACGGCAGTTTGCCTGCATAATTTAGCCATTGTTCATACCGAAAAGGCTCAGTTTCAATCTGCATATAAGTATTATCAACAAGCCCTTGTCAGTTTATTGCCTGACTACTCATTCAATTCTTTTTATACTTTGCCTTCTTATGATATAATCGTTCCTTCCAAAGAATTGATGGAGGTTTTCTTATCTTTTTCCAATGATTCTCTAAGTTGCTATAATAAAAATGGTCATCAGGAATTAGACTTTGCTCTTTCATGGTATTACAGTCTTCATGCTACACAACTGATTGACCTGACCCGAAAAAGTTTCAGGTCTGAAGAAAGTAAACTGGCATTGGGTAAGTTTTCCAAAGAAGTTTATACCACTGCCGTTGACCTAAGTTGGAAAGTCGGACTTCAAACCGAAAACAATAACCTTGAAAAAGCATGTAATGAAATACAGGAGTTGAACCCCGATATTGATCTCCCTATACCCAATCGCGCGTTACACGAAGTGTTTTATTGTTCCGAAAAAAGTAAATCGTCTGTTTTGTTGAGCAGTTTCATTGAGAGCGTTGCAAAATCAAACAGTGGAATTCCACAGCTGCTATTGGATGAAGAGCACAGGTTAAAGCTCAAACTCAGTGCATTGCAAAATGAACTTGAGGAAGAACAATGTAAAAAAAACGAGCAACAAAACCCGGAACAAATTAAAGGGCTAAAAATGCAAATCTATGATCTGAAACTAAAAAGAGATAGTCTTTTGTCGCAATTTGAAACAGACTATCCGGACTATTTCTTGCTGAAATATCAAACTAATACGGTTAGTGTTAAAACCTTGCAGTCTTCACTGCCCAATGATGTCTGCTTATTAGAGTATTTTATAAGTGGAAACAAGCTATACACTTTTGCCATCACTTTCGATGATTTTGTTGTGCTGAAATCTCTTTTACCGGAAGACTTCGACGAGGAGGTTAGTGATTTTTTGCGTTTCGGAGTCGGAACAAAAGGAATAGCAGAAATAGATAAAGACGAATATCTGACGCTAGGGTTCAAGCTCTACCAACTATTGATTGCTCCGGTTATAGAGAAACTTCCTTTAGAAAAAGACTCAAAGCTGATTATCATTCCCGATGGAATTTTATCCCGCTTGCCCTTTGAAACACTTTTAATAAGAGAAACTAACGCAGGAGAATCCTATTCAAATTTGCCATATCTCCTGAACGAATACGAAATCAGTTATCATTTTTCTGCAACGCTATGGCATTACCAGCTTTGCAAACATTCTGAAGATCAAATACAACCCAAACCAAGTACCTATTTAGGCATAGCTCCGGTTTATTCAAATGCAACAAATTCCGAAATACTTCCATTCAGTACCACTCAACAAAACGATGAACAACTTCAGTCTGTTGCGGCAACCCGTTCCAGGTTTATAAACGGGATGGAATATCGGGAGCTGATCTACTCCGAAGATGAAGTACAAGCCATTCAAGACTTGTTTTCTGACAAAGGAGCAACATGTAAAACCCTTCTTCACGAAGAAGCCACAATTTCAAAATTCAACACTGAAGCCGAAAATTATCAGTTTATTCACATAGCAGCCCATGCAGGCTTTCGCGAAAACCAACCGGAACTGACCGGCATCATATTTTCACCCGATATTCAAGAAAACAGACAACCTGTTTTTTACCTGTCAGATGCTTTTAACCTGAAAATCAAAGCAGACTTAGTAGTATTGAGTTGTTGCGAAAGCGGAATAGGAGAGGAAAAACAAGGCGAAGGAATTTTTGCTTTGAACAGAGGCTTTCTTTTCGCAGGCGCAAAAAACATTGTATTTACCCTCTTTAAAGTATATGACCATCAAAGCAGTCAATTAGTCAAATATTTTTTCAAATACGTGTTGGAAGGCAAGACCTACAGCGGTGCGTTGCGAAAAGCAAAACAAGAAATGATCAGCAATAAAAATATGCCTTTGTTTTGGAGTGGTTATGTCCTGATTTAA